One region of Triticum aestivum cultivar Chinese Spring chromosome 6B, IWGSC CS RefSeq v2.1, whole genome shotgun sequence genomic DNA includes:
- the LOC123136140 gene encoding alpha-1,3-arabinosyltransferase XAT2, with protein sequence MKAALRSRQEPRRVSNGVIIAAMLLSLCVLSIVKARYCSTPFGKPDDQLKEQMNSSIRMETDDEPTPAATTVGGSEEDAEEDVEEDSAAPVPKVTTERAEKVVSMSGAGAGRKDKDKGHKKKKPTCFMTSKRSERCEAAGDIRVVGNASTIYIDSLDREWRTKPYARYHDPVAMTHVREFVLRPFPADAPPPACTKNHSVPGFVFSNRGFSGNLYHDYTDVLVPLFLSTRKFKGEVQFLLSDLKPWWVAKFRPLFRQLSKYEVVDVNNDLEVHCVPRIVVGSDFHKDMGIIPSKAAGRVSIVDFKRTLRDAFGLERAAASRGGATGAGKPRLLIISRKNSRRFLNEREMAAAATAMGFDVRIAEPDQHTDMSTFARLVNSADVMVGVHGAGLTNMVFLPAGAVLIQVVPFGGLEWLTGVTFKNPAADMEVTYMDYNVQLEESSLLEQYPRNHQVLTDPYAVHKQGWDALKAAYLDKQNVRLDLDKFRATLRDALSRLPPASTPAA encoded by the exons ATGAAGGCGGCGCTGCGGAGCCGGCAGGAGCCGCGGCGGGTCAGCAACGGCGTCATCATCGCCGCCATGCTCCTCTCCCTCTGCGTCCTCAGCATCGTCAAGGCCAGATACTGCTCCACCCCCTTCG GCAAGCCGGACGACCAGCTCAAGGAGCAGATGAACTCCAGCATCCGGATGGAGACCGACGACGAGCCCACGCCCGCCGCCACCACGGTCGGAG GCTCAGAGGAGGACGCGGAGGAGGATGTGGAAGAGGACAGCGCCGCGCCGGTGCCCAAGGTCACCACGGAAAGGGCGGAGAAGGTCGTCTCCATGTCCGGCGCCGGCGCGGGGAGGAAGGATAAGGATAAGGGGCACAAGAAGAAGAAGCCGACCTGCTTCATGACGAGCAAGCGTTCGGAGCGGTGCGAGGCGGCGGGGGACATTCGGGTGGTCGGGAACGCCTCCACCATCTACATCGACTCGTTGGACAGGGAGTGGAGGACCAAGCCGTACGCGCGGTACCACGACCCCGTCGCCATGACCCACGTCCGGGAGTTCGTCCTCAGGCCCTTCCCCGccgacgcgccgccgccggcgTGCACCAAGAACCACTCCGTCCCCGGGTTTGTGTTTTCCAACCGCGGCTTCTCCGGCAACCTGTACCACGACTACACGGACGTGCTGGTGCCGCTGTTCCTCAGCACGCGCAAGTTCAAGGGCGAGGTGCAGTTCCTGCTCAGCGACCTCAAGCCCTGGTGGGTGGCCAAGTTCCGGCCGCTGTTCCGGCAGCTCTCCAAGTACGAGGTGGTGGACGTGAACAACGACCTGGAGGTGCACTGCGTGCCCCGCATCGTCGTCGGCTCCGACTTCCACAAGGACATGGGCATCATCCCCTCCAAGGCCGCCGGCCGCGTCTCCATCGTCGACTTCAAGCGCACCCTCCGCGACGCCTTCGGCCTCGAGCGCGCGGCGGCCTCCCGCGGCGGCGCCACGGgcgccggcaagccgcgcctcctCATCATCTCCCGCAAGAACTCGCGCCGGTTCCTCAACGAGCGGGAGATggcggccgccgccaccgccatgggCTTCGACGTGCGCATCGCGGAGCCCGACCAGCacaccgacatgtccaccttcgcGCGGCTCGTCAACTCGGCGGACGTGATGGTGGGCGTGCACGGCGCCGGGCTGACCAACATGGTGTTCCTCCCCGCCGGCGCCGTGCTGATCCAGGTGGTGCCCTTCGGCGGCCTGGAGTGGCTCACCGGCGTGACCTTCAAGAACCCGGCGGCGGACATGGAGGTGACGTACATGGACTACAACGTGCAGCTGGAGGAGAGCTCGCTGCTGGAGCAGTACCCGCGGAACCACCAGGTGCTGACGGACCCCTACGCCGTGCACAAGCAGGGCTGGGACGCGCTCAAGGCGGCCTACCTGGACAAGCAGAACGTGCGGCTGGATCTGGACAAGTTCAGGGCCACGCTCCGGGACGCGCTCAGCCGGCTGCCGCCGGCGTCGACGCCGGCGGCCTGA